The Oncorhynchus tshawytscha isolate Ot180627B linkage group LG12, Otsh_v2.0, whole genome shotgun sequence genome includes a window with the following:
- the LOC112263122 gene encoding natterin-3-like, giving the protein MKLFVLVVVSLLHLGLSCAQDAGSPPGSLKDIVRKSSLRQKVSLLNPVLEGKVPPLSSNGPIQGPKNPPEFEDQQKPAPFMFGDNVNLQWLSWNGSLPTAAMGIYNGYTERTDYICKYNCEAGFYTPSKGPYCQYPYGEREYKASEFEILANRDNFEFVEWKEDSYGSLPKHSVRTCSGVGIYVGKNKYGLGKVVPQFEAFFLPWEGDEYWYKSYQVLAINRDAYTQHISHVKYGIDEVEMFHYPPETMRLSGVTNNECQTVVKTVTISKTSEVESTWNIGRTTMLGITAGITAKIPLIGSAGVEFSGEKTLQFNRGTTMVEALSHSVSVELKVPPNHSCSVRMEGRKITADIPFTARLSRTYRNGETQWTSISGVYDGIQIGEIRAVVDRCEPVVDSKPCP; this is encoded by the exons ATGAAGCTGTTCGTCTTGGTGGTCGTTTCCCTGCTGCACCTGGGGCTGTCCTGTGCCCAGGATGCAGGCTCCCCTCCAGGCAGCCTGAAGGACATAGTGAGGAAGAGCTCACTGAGACAGAAGG TGTCCCTGTTAAACCCAGTGCTGGAAGGAAAGGTCCCCCCACTGTCCAGTAATGGTCCTATCCAGGGTCCAAAGAACCCGCCTGAGTTTGAGGACCAACAGAAGCCTGCTCCATTCATGTTCGGGGACAATGTCAACCTGCAGTGGCTGAGCTGGAATGGTTCTCTCCCCACCGCAGCTATGGGCATCTACAACGGCTACACCGAACGCACCGACTACATCTGCAAATACAACTGTGAAGCCGGCTTCTACACTCCTAGCAAGGGCCCGTACTGCCAATACCCCTACGGTGAGAGAGAGTACAAAGCCTCAGAGTTTGAGATCCTGGCCAACAGAGACAACTTTGAGTTTGTTGAGTGGAAGGAGGACTCATACGGCTCGTTGCCCAAACACTCAGTTAGaacgtgctctggagtgggcatcTACGTTGGGAAGAACAAGTATGGCTTGGGGAAGGTGGTCCCTCAGTTTGAGGCTTTCTTCTTGCCCTGGGAGGGCGATGAGTACTGGTACAAGAGCTACCAGGTCCTGGCCATCAACAGAGATGCCTACACCCAGCATATCTCCCACGTCAAGTATGGCATTGATGAGGTGGAAATGTTCCACTACCCCCCTGAGACCATGCGCCTCTCCGGCGTCACCAACAACGAGTGCCAGACGGTGGTGAAGACGGTGACCATCTCCAAGACGTCGGAGGTGGAGAGCACCTGGAACATCGGACGCACCACCATGCTGGGCATCACCGCCGGCATCACCGCCAAGATCCCCCTGATCGGCTCCGCAGGGGTTGAGTTCAGTGGGGAGAAGACCCTGCAGTTCAACAGGGGCACCACCATGGTGGAAGCCCTCAGCCACTCTGTGTCTGTGGAGCTCAAGGTGCCACCCAACCACTCCTGTAGCGTGCGCATGGAGGGCCGTAAGATCACCGCAGACATCCCCTTCACAGCCAGGCTGAGCCGTACATACCGCAACGGAGAGACCCAGTGGACCTCCATCTCTGGGGTGTACGATGGTATTCAGATTGGCGAGATCCGGGCCGTGGTGGACCGCTGTGAGCCTGTCGTAGACTCCAAACCCTGTCCTTAA